The following proteins come from a genomic window of Rissa tridactyla isolate bRisTri1 chromosome 13, bRisTri1.patW.cur.20221130, whole genome shotgun sequence:
- the DDX54 gene encoding ATP-dependent RNA helicase DDX54 isoform X3, whose product MAPVRARRQPRGAPVPAPPLPAFPAAEEDDGAEAEPDTRAMVRAQNQKKKKSGGFQSMGLSYPVFKGIMKKGYKVPTPIQRKSIPAILRGRDVVAMARTGSGKTACFLIPMFERLKAPSQAGARALVLSPTRELALQTLKFTKELGKFTGLKTALILGGDKMEDQFAALHENPDIIIATPGRLVHVAVEMKLKLHTVEYVVFDEADRLFEMGFAEQLQEIIARLPDCHQTVLFSATLPKLLVEFARAGLTEPMLIRLDVESKLSEQLKLAFFHVRGDDKPAVLLHLLRSVVKPQDQTVVFVATKHHTEYLKELLTAQGIRCTHIYSSLDQTARKINIAKFAQGKCPVLLVTDVAARGLDIPMLDNVINYSFPAKAKLFLHRVGRVARAGRSGTAYSLVAPDEMPYVFDLHLFLGRPLVLAGAQEMPADAGGVLGRVPQSLVDDEECLLLTDHEGSLELRSLRRVADNAHKQYLRSRPGPSPESIKRAKDLDVSQLGIHPLFSARFEDTELERLKMVDSIKTYKSKATIFEINATSRTLASTVMRSKRRHDHALIEKYQRGQQEKRAAALKGQGLCPPCPGPEEGEEEENSFQDVFSTVVGQKRKRDGGGEDGARKKPQQPAQQDKDFYIPYRPKDFESERGLSIGGEGSPFEQQAAGAVLDLMGDENHNLNKSKQLLKWDRKKKRFVGQTGQEDKKKVRTESGRYISSSYKNNLYEKWKQKYKVDERDEDEGHVQGREQFRGKRRRGQGPGQPPAQGKVRSELKNKQQILKQRKKAAKQRFLQSGGLKRLKARNRQRVQELRQMAFGRRVGATKKGKLRKRV is encoded by the exons ATGGCGCCGGTGCGagcccgccgccagccccggggagcGCCG gtCCCCGCGCCACCGCTGCCCGCCTTCCCTGCCGCCGAGGAGGACGATGGCGCCGAGGCCGAGCCAGACACGCGGGCCATGGTGCGGGCCCAGaaccagaagaagaagaaatccgGGGGCTTCCAGTCCATGG gcCTCAGCTACCCCGTCTTCAAGGGCATCATGAAGAAGGGCTACAAGGTGCCCACCCCCATCCAGAGGAag AGCATCCCCGCCATCCTGCGCGGCCGGGACGTGGTGGCCATGGCACGGACGGGCAGTGGGAAGACGGCGTGCTTCCTCATCCCCATGTTCGAGCGGCTGAAGGCGCCCAGCCAGGCCGGGGCACGCGCCCTCGTCCTCTCGCCCACCCGTGAGCTGGCCCTGCAGACCCTGAAGTTCACCAAGGAG ctgggCAAGTTCACGGGCTTGAAGACAGCCCTGATCCTGGGAGGTGACAA GATGGAGGACCAGTTCGCCGCCCTGCACGAGAACCCTGACAT AATCATCGCCACCCCCGGGCGCCTGGTGCACGTGGCGGTGGAGATGAAACTGAAGCTGCACACCGTGGAGTACGTGGTGTTCGACGAGGCCGACAG GCTCTTCGAGATGGGCTTCGCTGAGCAGCTCCAGGAGATCATCGCCCGCCTCCCCGACTGCCACCAGACTGTCCTCTTCTCCGCCACGCTGCCCAAGCTGCTCGTCGAGTTTGCCCGGGCCG GTCTCACCGAGCCCATGCTGATCCGCCTGGATGTGGAGTCCAAGCTCAGCGAGCAGCTCAAG CTGGCTTTCTTCCATGTGCGCGGGGACGACAAACCGGCCGTGCTGCTCCACCTGCTCCGCAGCGTGGTGAAGCCCCAGGACCAGACGGTCGTCTTCGTGGCCACCAAGCACCACACGGAGTATCTCAAGGAG CTGCTGACGGCCCAGGGCATCCGCTGCACACACATCTACAGCTCGCTGGACCAGACCGCCCGCAAGATCAACATCGCCAAGTTCGCCCAGGGCAAATGCCCGGTGCTGCTGGTCACCGATGTGGCTGCCCGCGGGCTCGACATCCCCATGCTGGACAATGTCATCAACTACAGCTTCCCCGCCAAGGCCAAGCTGTTCCTGCATCGCGTCG GTCGTGTGGCCCGAGCTGGCCGGAGCGGCACTGCCTACTCGCTGGTGGCTCCTGATGAGATGCCCTACGTCTTTGACCTCCACCTCTTCCTGGGCCGCCCGCTCGTCCTCGCTGGTGCCCAGGAGATGCCCGCTG ATGCCGGCGGGGTGCTGGGCCGCGTCCCCCAGAGCCTGGTGGACGACGAGGAGTGCCTGCTGCTGACGGACCACGAGGGCTCGCTGGAGCTGCGCAGCCTGCGCCGCGTCGCCGACAACGCCCACAAGCAGTACCTGCggtcccggcccggcccctcgcCCGAGTCCATCAAGAGGGCGAAGGACCTGGACGTGTCCCAGCTGGGCATCCACCCGCTCTTCA GCGCTCGCTTTGAAGACACCGAGCTGGAGAGGCTGAAGATGGTGGACAGCATTAAAACCTACAAGTCCAAGGCA ACCATCTTTGAGATCAACGCCACGTCCCGGACTCTGGCCAGCACCGTGATGCGGTCGAAGCGGCGCCACGACCATGCCCTCATCGAGAAGTACCAGCGCGGGCAGCAGGAGAAGCGGGCAGCGGCTCTCAAAGGGCAGGGGCTgtgcccgccctgccctgggcccgaggagggagaagaggaggaaaac TCTTTCCAGGACGTGTTCTCCACTGTGGTGGGCCAGAAGCGAAAACGGGACGGAGGGGGAGAAGACGGCGCCAGGAAAAAGCCGCAGCAGCCGGCGCAGCAGGACAAGGACTTCTACATCCCGTACCGGCCCAAGGACTTTGAGAGCGAGAGGGG GCTGAGCATCGGCGGCGAGGGCAGCCCCTTTGAGCAGCAAGCGGCCGGAGCCGTCCTGGATCTCATGGGCGACGAAAACCACAACCTCAACAAGAGCAAGCAACTGCTGAAGTG GGACCGCAAGAAGAAGCGGTTCGTGGGGCAGACAGGCCAAGAGGACAAGAAGAAGGTGCGGACAGAGAGCGGGCGCTACATCAGCAGCTCCTACAAGAACAACCT CTATGAAAAATGGAAGCAGAAATACAAGGTTGACGAGCGGGATGAGGATGAGGGACATGTACAAGGCagggagcagttcagagggaagCGCAGGCGCGGGCAAG GGCctgggcagcccccggcccagggcAAGGTGCGCTCGGAGCTGAAGAACAAGCAGCAGATCCTGAAGCAGCGCAAGAAGGCGGCCAAGCAGCGCTTCCTGCAGAGCGGGGGGCTGAAGCGCCTGAAGGCCCGGAACCGGCAGCGGGTGCAGGAGCTGCGGCAGATGGCCTTCGGCCGGCGGGTGGGGGCCACCAAGAAGGGCAAGCTGCGGAAGAGGGTGTAG
- the DDX54 gene encoding ATP-dependent RNA helicase DDX54 isoform X1, which translates to MAPVRARRQPRGAPVPAPPLPAFPAAEEDDGAEAEPDTRAMVRAQNQKKKKSGGFQSMGLSYPVFKGIMKKGYKVPTPIQRKSIPAILRGRDVVAMARTGSGKTACFLIPMFERLKAPSQAGARALVLSPTRELALQTLKFTKELGKFTGLKTALILGGDKMEDQFAALHENPDIIIATPGRLVHVAVEMKLKLHTVEYVVFDEADRLFEMGFAEQLQEIIARLPDCHQTVLFSATLPKLLVEFARAGLTEPMLIRLDVESKLSEQLKLAFFHVRGDDKPAVLLHLLRSVVKPQDQTVVFVATKHHTEYLKELLTAQGIRCTHIYSSLDQTARKINIAKFAQGKCPVLLVTDVAARGLDIPMLDNVINYSFPAKAKLFLHRVGRVARAGRSGTAYSLVAPDEMPYVFDLHLFLGRPLVLAGAQEMPADAGGVLGRVPQSLVDDEECLLLTDHEGSLELRSLRRVADNAHKQYLRSRPGPSPESIKRAKDLDVSQLGIHPLFSARFEDTELERLKMVDSIKTYKSKATIFEINATSRTLASTVMRSKRRHDHALIEKYQRGQQEKRAAALKGQGLCPPCPGPEEGEEEENSFQDVFSTVVGQKRKRDGGGEDGARKKPQQPAQQDKDFYIPYRPKDFESERGLSIGGEGSPFEQQAAGAVLDLMGDENHNLNKSKQLLKWDRKKKRFVGQTGQEDKKKVRTESGRYISSSYKNNLYEKWKQKYKVDERDEDEGHVQGREQFRGKRRRGQAGPGQPPAQGKVRSELKNKQQILKQRKKAAKQRFLQSGGLKRLKARNRQRVQELRQMAFGRRVGATKKGKLRKRV; encoded by the exons ATGGCGCCGGTGCGagcccgccgccagccccggggagcGCCG gtCCCCGCGCCACCGCTGCCCGCCTTCCCTGCCGCCGAGGAGGACGATGGCGCCGAGGCCGAGCCAGACACGCGGGCCATGGTGCGGGCCCAGaaccagaagaagaagaaatccgGGGGCTTCCAGTCCATGG gcCTCAGCTACCCCGTCTTCAAGGGCATCATGAAGAAGGGCTACAAGGTGCCCACCCCCATCCAGAGGAag AGCATCCCCGCCATCCTGCGCGGCCGGGACGTGGTGGCCATGGCACGGACGGGCAGTGGGAAGACGGCGTGCTTCCTCATCCCCATGTTCGAGCGGCTGAAGGCGCCCAGCCAGGCCGGGGCACGCGCCCTCGTCCTCTCGCCCACCCGTGAGCTGGCCCTGCAGACCCTGAAGTTCACCAAGGAG ctgggCAAGTTCACGGGCTTGAAGACAGCCCTGATCCTGGGAGGTGACAA GATGGAGGACCAGTTCGCCGCCCTGCACGAGAACCCTGACAT AATCATCGCCACCCCCGGGCGCCTGGTGCACGTGGCGGTGGAGATGAAACTGAAGCTGCACACCGTGGAGTACGTGGTGTTCGACGAGGCCGACAG GCTCTTCGAGATGGGCTTCGCTGAGCAGCTCCAGGAGATCATCGCCCGCCTCCCCGACTGCCACCAGACTGTCCTCTTCTCCGCCACGCTGCCCAAGCTGCTCGTCGAGTTTGCCCGGGCCG GTCTCACCGAGCCCATGCTGATCCGCCTGGATGTGGAGTCCAAGCTCAGCGAGCAGCTCAAG CTGGCTTTCTTCCATGTGCGCGGGGACGACAAACCGGCCGTGCTGCTCCACCTGCTCCGCAGCGTGGTGAAGCCCCAGGACCAGACGGTCGTCTTCGTGGCCACCAAGCACCACACGGAGTATCTCAAGGAG CTGCTGACGGCCCAGGGCATCCGCTGCACACACATCTACAGCTCGCTGGACCAGACCGCCCGCAAGATCAACATCGCCAAGTTCGCCCAGGGCAAATGCCCGGTGCTGCTGGTCACCGATGTGGCTGCCCGCGGGCTCGACATCCCCATGCTGGACAATGTCATCAACTACAGCTTCCCCGCCAAGGCCAAGCTGTTCCTGCATCGCGTCG GTCGTGTGGCCCGAGCTGGCCGGAGCGGCACTGCCTACTCGCTGGTGGCTCCTGATGAGATGCCCTACGTCTTTGACCTCCACCTCTTCCTGGGCCGCCCGCTCGTCCTCGCTGGTGCCCAGGAGATGCCCGCTG ATGCCGGCGGGGTGCTGGGCCGCGTCCCCCAGAGCCTGGTGGACGACGAGGAGTGCCTGCTGCTGACGGACCACGAGGGCTCGCTGGAGCTGCGCAGCCTGCGCCGCGTCGCCGACAACGCCCACAAGCAGTACCTGCggtcccggcccggcccctcgcCCGAGTCCATCAAGAGGGCGAAGGACCTGGACGTGTCCCAGCTGGGCATCCACCCGCTCTTCA GCGCTCGCTTTGAAGACACCGAGCTGGAGAGGCTGAAGATGGTGGACAGCATTAAAACCTACAAGTCCAAGGCA ACCATCTTTGAGATCAACGCCACGTCCCGGACTCTGGCCAGCACCGTGATGCGGTCGAAGCGGCGCCACGACCATGCCCTCATCGAGAAGTACCAGCGCGGGCAGCAGGAGAAGCGGGCAGCGGCTCTCAAAGGGCAGGGGCTgtgcccgccctgccctgggcccgaggagggagaagaggaggaaaac TCTTTCCAGGACGTGTTCTCCACTGTGGTGGGCCAGAAGCGAAAACGGGACGGAGGGGGAGAAGACGGCGCCAGGAAAAAGCCGCAGCAGCCGGCGCAGCAGGACAAGGACTTCTACATCCCGTACCGGCCCAAGGACTTTGAGAGCGAGAGGGG GCTGAGCATCGGCGGCGAGGGCAGCCCCTTTGAGCAGCAAGCGGCCGGAGCCGTCCTGGATCTCATGGGCGACGAAAACCACAACCTCAACAAGAGCAAGCAACTGCTGAAGTG GGACCGCAAGAAGAAGCGGTTCGTGGGGCAGACAGGCCAAGAGGACAAGAAGAAGGTGCGGACAGAGAGCGGGCGCTACATCAGCAGCTCCTACAAGAACAACCT CTATGAAAAATGGAAGCAGAAATACAAGGTTGACGAGCGGGATGAGGATGAGGGACATGTACAAGGCagggagcagttcagagggaagCGCAGGCGCGGGCAAG CAGGGCctgggcagcccccggcccagggcAAGGTGCGCTCGGAGCTGAAGAACAAGCAGCAGATCCTGAAGCAGCGCAAGAAGGCGGCCAAGCAGCGCTTCCTGCAGAGCGGGGGGCTGAAGCGCCTGAAGGCCCGGAACCGGCAGCGGGTGCAGGAGCTGCGGCAGATGGCCTTCGGCCGGCGGGTGGGGGCCACCAAGAAGGGCAAGCTGCGGAAGAGGGTGTAG
- the DDX54 gene encoding ATP-dependent RNA helicase DDX54 isoform X4 has product MAPVRARRQPRGAPVPAPPLPAFPAAEEDDGAEAEPDTRAMVRAQNQKKKKSGGFQSMGLSYPVFKGIMKKGYKVPTPIQRKSIPAILRGRDVVAMARTGSGKTACFLIPMFERLKAPSQAGARALVLSPTRELALQTLKFTKELGKFTGLKTALILGGDKMEDQFAALHENPDIIIATPGRLVHVAVEMKLKLHTVEYVVFDEADRLFEMGFAEQLQEIIARLPDCHQTVLFSATLPKLLVEFARAGLTEPMLIRLDVESKLSEQLKLAFFHVRGDDKPAVLLHLLRSVVKPQDQTVVFVATKHHTEYLKELLTAQGIRCTHIYSSLDQTARKINIAKFAQGKCPVLLVTDVAARGLDIPMLDNVINYSFPAKAKLFLHRVGRVARAGRSGTAYSLVAPDEMPYVFDLHLFLGRPLVLAGAQEMPADAGGVLGRVPQSLVDDEECLLLTDHEGSLELRSLRRVADNAHKQYLRSRPGPSPESIKRAKDLDVSQLGIHPLFSARFEDTELERLKMVDSIKTYKSKATIFEINATSRTLASTVMRSKRRHDHALIEKYQRGQQEKRAAALKGQGLCPPCPGPEEGEEEENLQDVFSTVVGQKRKRDGGGEDGARKKPQQPAQQDKDFYIPYRPKDFESERGLSIGGEGSPFEQQAAGAVLDLMGDENHNLNKSKQLLKWDRKKKRFVGQTGQEDKKKVRTESGRYISSSYKNNLYEKWKQKYKVDERDEDEGHVQGREQFRGKRRRGQGPGQPPAQGKVRSELKNKQQILKQRKKAAKQRFLQSGGLKRLKARNRQRVQELRQMAFGRRVGATKKGKLRKRV; this is encoded by the exons ATGGCGCCGGTGCGagcccgccgccagccccggggagcGCCG gtCCCCGCGCCACCGCTGCCCGCCTTCCCTGCCGCCGAGGAGGACGATGGCGCCGAGGCCGAGCCAGACACGCGGGCCATGGTGCGGGCCCAGaaccagaagaagaagaaatccgGGGGCTTCCAGTCCATGG gcCTCAGCTACCCCGTCTTCAAGGGCATCATGAAGAAGGGCTACAAGGTGCCCACCCCCATCCAGAGGAag AGCATCCCCGCCATCCTGCGCGGCCGGGACGTGGTGGCCATGGCACGGACGGGCAGTGGGAAGACGGCGTGCTTCCTCATCCCCATGTTCGAGCGGCTGAAGGCGCCCAGCCAGGCCGGGGCACGCGCCCTCGTCCTCTCGCCCACCCGTGAGCTGGCCCTGCAGACCCTGAAGTTCACCAAGGAG ctgggCAAGTTCACGGGCTTGAAGACAGCCCTGATCCTGGGAGGTGACAA GATGGAGGACCAGTTCGCCGCCCTGCACGAGAACCCTGACAT AATCATCGCCACCCCCGGGCGCCTGGTGCACGTGGCGGTGGAGATGAAACTGAAGCTGCACACCGTGGAGTACGTGGTGTTCGACGAGGCCGACAG GCTCTTCGAGATGGGCTTCGCTGAGCAGCTCCAGGAGATCATCGCCCGCCTCCCCGACTGCCACCAGACTGTCCTCTTCTCCGCCACGCTGCCCAAGCTGCTCGTCGAGTTTGCCCGGGCCG GTCTCACCGAGCCCATGCTGATCCGCCTGGATGTGGAGTCCAAGCTCAGCGAGCAGCTCAAG CTGGCTTTCTTCCATGTGCGCGGGGACGACAAACCGGCCGTGCTGCTCCACCTGCTCCGCAGCGTGGTGAAGCCCCAGGACCAGACGGTCGTCTTCGTGGCCACCAAGCACCACACGGAGTATCTCAAGGAG CTGCTGACGGCCCAGGGCATCCGCTGCACACACATCTACAGCTCGCTGGACCAGACCGCCCGCAAGATCAACATCGCCAAGTTCGCCCAGGGCAAATGCCCGGTGCTGCTGGTCACCGATGTGGCTGCCCGCGGGCTCGACATCCCCATGCTGGACAATGTCATCAACTACAGCTTCCCCGCCAAGGCCAAGCTGTTCCTGCATCGCGTCG GTCGTGTGGCCCGAGCTGGCCGGAGCGGCACTGCCTACTCGCTGGTGGCTCCTGATGAGATGCCCTACGTCTTTGACCTCCACCTCTTCCTGGGCCGCCCGCTCGTCCTCGCTGGTGCCCAGGAGATGCCCGCTG ATGCCGGCGGGGTGCTGGGCCGCGTCCCCCAGAGCCTGGTGGACGACGAGGAGTGCCTGCTGCTGACGGACCACGAGGGCTCGCTGGAGCTGCGCAGCCTGCGCCGCGTCGCCGACAACGCCCACAAGCAGTACCTGCggtcccggcccggcccctcgcCCGAGTCCATCAAGAGGGCGAAGGACCTGGACGTGTCCCAGCTGGGCATCCACCCGCTCTTCA GCGCTCGCTTTGAAGACACCGAGCTGGAGAGGCTGAAGATGGTGGACAGCATTAAAACCTACAAGTCCAAGGCA ACCATCTTTGAGATCAACGCCACGTCCCGGACTCTGGCCAGCACCGTGATGCGGTCGAAGCGGCGCCACGACCATGCCCTCATCGAGAAGTACCAGCGCGGGCAGCAGGAGAAGCGGGCAGCGGCTCTCAAAGGGCAGGGGCTgtgcccgccctgccctgggcccgaggagggagaagaggaggaaaacctcCAG GACGTGTTCTCCACTGTGGTGGGCCAGAAGCGAAAACGGGACGGAGGGGGAGAAGACGGCGCCAGGAAAAAGCCGCAGCAGCCGGCGCAGCAGGACAAGGACTTCTACATCCCGTACCGGCCCAAGGACTTTGAGAGCGAGAGGGG GCTGAGCATCGGCGGCGAGGGCAGCCCCTTTGAGCAGCAAGCGGCCGGAGCCGTCCTGGATCTCATGGGCGACGAAAACCACAACCTCAACAAGAGCAAGCAACTGCTGAAGTG GGACCGCAAGAAGAAGCGGTTCGTGGGGCAGACAGGCCAAGAGGACAAGAAGAAGGTGCGGACAGAGAGCGGGCGCTACATCAGCAGCTCCTACAAGAACAACCT CTATGAAAAATGGAAGCAGAAATACAAGGTTGACGAGCGGGATGAGGATGAGGGACATGTACAAGGCagggagcagttcagagggaagCGCAGGCGCGGGCAAG GGCctgggcagcccccggcccagggcAAGGTGCGCTCGGAGCTGAAGAACAAGCAGCAGATCCTGAAGCAGCGCAAGAAGGCGGCCAAGCAGCGCTTCCTGCAGAGCGGGGGGCTGAAGCGCCTGAAGGCCCGGAACCGGCAGCGGGTGCAGGAGCTGCGGCAGATGGCCTTCGGCCGGCGGGTGGGGGCCACCAAGAAGGGCAAGCTGCGGAAGAGGGTGTAG
- the DDX54 gene encoding ATP-dependent RNA helicase DDX54 isoform X2 translates to MAPVRARRQPRGAPVPAPPLPAFPAAEEDDGAEAEPDTRAMVRAQNQKKKKSGGFQSMGLSYPVFKGIMKKGYKVPTPIQRKSIPAILRGRDVVAMARTGSGKTACFLIPMFERLKAPSQAGARALVLSPTRELALQTLKFTKELGKFTGLKTALILGGDKMEDQFAALHENPDIIIATPGRLVHVAVEMKLKLHTVEYVVFDEADRLFEMGFAEQLQEIIARLPDCHQTVLFSATLPKLLVEFARAGLTEPMLIRLDVESKLSEQLKLAFFHVRGDDKPAVLLHLLRSVVKPQDQTVVFVATKHHTEYLKELLTAQGIRCTHIYSSLDQTARKINIAKFAQGKCPVLLVTDVAARGLDIPMLDNVINYSFPAKAKLFLHRVGRVARAGRSGTAYSLVAPDEMPYVFDLHLFLGRPLVLAGAQEMPADAGGVLGRVPQSLVDDEECLLLTDHEGSLELRSLRRVADNAHKQYLRSRPGPSPESIKRAKDLDVSQLGIHPLFSARFEDTELERLKMVDSIKTYKSKATIFEINATSRTLASTVMRSKRRHDHALIEKYQRGQQEKRAAALKGQGLCPPCPGPEEGEEEENLQDVFSTVVGQKRKRDGGGEDGARKKPQQPAQQDKDFYIPYRPKDFESERGLSIGGEGSPFEQQAAGAVLDLMGDENHNLNKSKQLLKWDRKKKRFVGQTGQEDKKKVRTESGRYISSSYKNNLYEKWKQKYKVDERDEDEGHVQGREQFRGKRRRGQAGPGQPPAQGKVRSELKNKQQILKQRKKAAKQRFLQSGGLKRLKARNRQRVQELRQMAFGRRVGATKKGKLRKRV, encoded by the exons ATGGCGCCGGTGCGagcccgccgccagccccggggagcGCCG gtCCCCGCGCCACCGCTGCCCGCCTTCCCTGCCGCCGAGGAGGACGATGGCGCCGAGGCCGAGCCAGACACGCGGGCCATGGTGCGGGCCCAGaaccagaagaagaagaaatccgGGGGCTTCCAGTCCATGG gcCTCAGCTACCCCGTCTTCAAGGGCATCATGAAGAAGGGCTACAAGGTGCCCACCCCCATCCAGAGGAag AGCATCCCCGCCATCCTGCGCGGCCGGGACGTGGTGGCCATGGCACGGACGGGCAGTGGGAAGACGGCGTGCTTCCTCATCCCCATGTTCGAGCGGCTGAAGGCGCCCAGCCAGGCCGGGGCACGCGCCCTCGTCCTCTCGCCCACCCGTGAGCTGGCCCTGCAGACCCTGAAGTTCACCAAGGAG ctgggCAAGTTCACGGGCTTGAAGACAGCCCTGATCCTGGGAGGTGACAA GATGGAGGACCAGTTCGCCGCCCTGCACGAGAACCCTGACAT AATCATCGCCACCCCCGGGCGCCTGGTGCACGTGGCGGTGGAGATGAAACTGAAGCTGCACACCGTGGAGTACGTGGTGTTCGACGAGGCCGACAG GCTCTTCGAGATGGGCTTCGCTGAGCAGCTCCAGGAGATCATCGCCCGCCTCCCCGACTGCCACCAGACTGTCCTCTTCTCCGCCACGCTGCCCAAGCTGCTCGTCGAGTTTGCCCGGGCCG GTCTCACCGAGCCCATGCTGATCCGCCTGGATGTGGAGTCCAAGCTCAGCGAGCAGCTCAAG CTGGCTTTCTTCCATGTGCGCGGGGACGACAAACCGGCCGTGCTGCTCCACCTGCTCCGCAGCGTGGTGAAGCCCCAGGACCAGACGGTCGTCTTCGTGGCCACCAAGCACCACACGGAGTATCTCAAGGAG CTGCTGACGGCCCAGGGCATCCGCTGCACACACATCTACAGCTCGCTGGACCAGACCGCCCGCAAGATCAACATCGCCAAGTTCGCCCAGGGCAAATGCCCGGTGCTGCTGGTCACCGATGTGGCTGCCCGCGGGCTCGACATCCCCATGCTGGACAATGTCATCAACTACAGCTTCCCCGCCAAGGCCAAGCTGTTCCTGCATCGCGTCG GTCGTGTGGCCCGAGCTGGCCGGAGCGGCACTGCCTACTCGCTGGTGGCTCCTGATGAGATGCCCTACGTCTTTGACCTCCACCTCTTCCTGGGCCGCCCGCTCGTCCTCGCTGGTGCCCAGGAGATGCCCGCTG ATGCCGGCGGGGTGCTGGGCCGCGTCCCCCAGAGCCTGGTGGACGACGAGGAGTGCCTGCTGCTGACGGACCACGAGGGCTCGCTGGAGCTGCGCAGCCTGCGCCGCGTCGCCGACAACGCCCACAAGCAGTACCTGCggtcccggcccggcccctcgcCCGAGTCCATCAAGAGGGCGAAGGACCTGGACGTGTCCCAGCTGGGCATCCACCCGCTCTTCA GCGCTCGCTTTGAAGACACCGAGCTGGAGAGGCTGAAGATGGTGGACAGCATTAAAACCTACAAGTCCAAGGCA ACCATCTTTGAGATCAACGCCACGTCCCGGACTCTGGCCAGCACCGTGATGCGGTCGAAGCGGCGCCACGACCATGCCCTCATCGAGAAGTACCAGCGCGGGCAGCAGGAGAAGCGGGCAGCGGCTCTCAAAGGGCAGGGGCTgtgcccgccctgccctgggcccgaggagggagaagaggaggaaaacctcCAG GACGTGTTCTCCACTGTGGTGGGCCAGAAGCGAAAACGGGACGGAGGGGGAGAAGACGGCGCCAGGAAAAAGCCGCAGCAGCCGGCGCAGCAGGACAAGGACTTCTACATCCCGTACCGGCCCAAGGACTTTGAGAGCGAGAGGGG GCTGAGCATCGGCGGCGAGGGCAGCCCCTTTGAGCAGCAAGCGGCCGGAGCCGTCCTGGATCTCATGGGCGACGAAAACCACAACCTCAACAAGAGCAAGCAACTGCTGAAGTG GGACCGCAAGAAGAAGCGGTTCGTGGGGCAGACAGGCCAAGAGGACAAGAAGAAGGTGCGGACAGAGAGCGGGCGCTACATCAGCAGCTCCTACAAGAACAACCT CTATGAAAAATGGAAGCAGAAATACAAGGTTGACGAGCGGGATGAGGATGAGGGACATGTACAAGGCagggagcagttcagagggaagCGCAGGCGCGGGCAAG CAGGGCctgggcagcccccggcccagggcAAGGTGCGCTCGGAGCTGAAGAACAAGCAGCAGATCCTGAAGCAGCGCAAGAAGGCGGCCAAGCAGCGCTTCCTGCAGAGCGGGGGGCTGAAGCGCCTGAAGGCCCGGAACCGGCAGCGGGTGCAGGAGCTGCGGCAGATGGCCTTCGGCCGGCGGGTGGGGGCCACCAAGAAGGGCAAGCTGCGGAAGAGGGTGTAG
- the RITA1 gene encoding LOW QUALITY PROTEIN: RBPJ-interacting and tubulin-associated protein 1 (The sequence of the model RefSeq protein was modified relative to this genomic sequence to represent the inferred CDS: deleted 1 base in 1 codon), translating to MLVAAEARGRGRARKGRGLPLPRPAAMQTAGPVPGGGSAARPPRRGRGRGPGPRRARASFVDESLFGSPAGARPAPPGFAPPWAAGPVPGDSGRRPRSKCRLGSHTPSFCDESLFGAKPRGPAWAAPWMRKEDVAKLHALLWSPPPAPRTQPGLSPRPRETPLRALRPPAPVSPASAAFEGGRKGQPCPWQRPECGSCPEGRGAPSRGRSQSLSRLNTPSGGLRLASETTRTERCEHQSPPTAPVTPRGPLMRGRSKSVSGPPLSRSSTAVGGCKPRPPWK from the exons ATGTTGGTAGCGGCGGAAGCACGCGGCCGTGGGCGGGCCCGGAAGGGGCGTGGCCTCCCTctg ccccgccccgcggccatGCAGACGGCGGGCCCGGTCCCGGGCGGCGGctccgctgcccgcccgccccggaggggacggggtcgGGGTCCGGGTCCCCGCCGGGCGCGGGCCTCCTTCGTGGACGAGTCGCTCTTCGGCAGCCCCGCCGgggcccgcccggcgccgcccggCTTCGCGCCTCCctgggcggcggggccggtcccCGGTGACAGCGGCCGCCGGCCGAGGAGCAAGTGCAG GTTGGGAAGCCACACGCCGTCCTTCTGCGACGAGTCCCTTTTCGGTGCCAAGCCGCGGGGCCCGGCCTGGGCAGCTCCTTGGATGAGGAAGGAGGATGTGGCCAAGCTCCATGCGCTGCTCTggagccccccgcccgccccccgaaCCCAGCCCGGCCTGTCCCCTCGCCCCAGGGAGACACCCCTGAGAGCCCTCCGGCCACCAGCCCCCGTGTCTCCCGCATCAGCAGCCTTTGAGGGGGGCCGTAAGGGACAGCCCTGCCCCTGGCAGCGTCCCGAGTGCGGTTCTTGCCCTGAAGGCCGGGGTGCTCCCAGCAGAGGACGTTCCCAGTCTCTGAGCCGGCTGAACACCCCCTCTGGCGGGCTCCGCCTGGCTTCGGAGACCACCAGGACAGAAAGATGTGAACACCAGAGCCCTCCGACAGCCCCTGTGACCCCTCGAGGCCCTCTGATGAGGGGTCGGTCAAAAAGCGTGTCTGGACCTCCTCTGTCCAGAAGCTCCACAGCAGTGGGGGGCTGCAAGCCCAGGCCTCCCTGGAAATGA